A section of the Marinoscillum sp. 108 genome encodes:
- a CDS encoding response regulator transcription factor, which yields METPKILLAEDDENLGQILSEYLNLKGFKTTLCRDGEEGAAIFKPGSFDLCILDLMMPKKDGFQLAAEIKEIDPEIPIIFLTAKSMKEDILEGFKIGADDYITKPFSMEVLLMRIKAVLHRTLKSNADRELPEEVTVGALRYQYASNMLHLPSGAVKLTTKENELMKLFLENLNQTVTRTVALKRIWKDDSYFNARSMDVYITKLRKYLKEEDSLKLLTVHGEGFKMVHLN from the coding sequence ATGGAAACACCTAAAATACTCTTAGCAGAAGACGATGAAAACCTGGGTCAGATTCTCAGTGAATACCTCAACCTGAAAGGGTTTAAAACCACCCTTTGCCGGGATGGAGAGGAGGGCGCAGCTATTTTCAAACCGGGGAGCTTTGACCTTTGCATTTTGGACCTGATGATGCCTAAAAAGGATGGATTCCAACTAGCCGCTGAAATCAAGGAGATCGATCCGGAGATTCCCATCATTTTCCTGACGGCCAAGTCCATGAAAGAGGATATTCTGGAAGGTTTTAAGATAGGTGCGGATGATTACATTACCAAGCCATTCAGCATGGAGGTGCTGCTCATGAGGATAAAGGCTGTGCTGCACCGCACGCTCAAAAGCAATGCAGACCGGGAGTTGCCGGAGGAGGTGACCGTGGGGGCACTCAGGTATCAGTATGCGAGCAACATGCTGCATCTGCCGTCTGGTGCGGTGAAACTTACCACCAAGGAAAATGAGCTCATGAAGCTGTTTTTGGAAAATCTGAATCAGACAGTCACACGCACGGTGGCTCTCAAAAGAATCTGGAAGGATGACTCCTACTTCAATGCCCGGAGCATGGATGTTTACATTACAAAACTCCGAAAATACCTCAAAGAGGAGGATTCGCTCAAGTTGCTGACTGTGCATGGGGAAGGATTCAAAATGGTGCATTTGAATTAG
- a CDS encoding sensor histidine kinase KdpD — translation MKRSTLRWVVTLMSLALLGLIGFQWYWIDSVIRANEERFKKDVIEALHTVSEKLEKQEALYAFNQSVYFSRTYGGTQSYQFRAAPQNTDVVVIKDTLRNDAMGFDIIFDFQVGSGGEQQLRGVPEPRAPGHQTWQHSKEMKDAERLLLEERLERATRKSEMVFQVLENMLVPDRSVMARFNPQQLDSLLSSEFAERGIDISFDYAIVSPMSERFLLVDNRASKRALEKSELKASLFPNDLIGEQNWLVVDFPEKQQFLLRKIWLTMASSGFLILVIVGSFGYSIRTILRQKKLSEMKNDFINNMTHELKTPIATISLACEALSDKEINQMKGMQDRYLAMISDENKRLGEQVERVLQMAALDRNDIELKSESLNLLELVERAVEKTALQVEARSGQIKVIDNADHKLVFGDKTHLTNILVNLLDNANKYSDSAPEIMIRLYNKAGDISVAVQDRGIGMTKEATTHIFQKFYRVPTGNIHNVKGFGLGLAYVKNMVELHHGTISVESEPGKGSKFTITLPNEHGNT, via the coding sequence ATGAAGCGATCGACGTTACGGTGGGTAGTTACTTTAATGAGTCTGGCACTGCTTGGGCTCATTGGCTTTCAGTGGTACTGGATAGACTCTGTGATCCGGGCCAATGAGGAGCGCTTCAAAAAGGATGTGATAGAGGCCCTGCATACCGTCTCCGAAAAACTGGAAAAGCAGGAGGCATTATATGCCTTTAACCAGTCGGTTTATTTTTCCAGGACCTATGGTGGCACCCAGAGCTATCAGTTTCGCGCTGCACCTCAGAACACCGACGTGGTAGTGATCAAAGATACCCTGCGAAACGATGCGATGGGATTTGACATAATTTTTGACTTCCAGGTAGGCTCGGGGGGTGAGCAGCAACTGCGGGGGGTACCTGAGCCACGTGCTCCGGGGCATCAGACATGGCAGCATAGTAAGGAAATGAAGGATGCCGAACGTCTGCTGCTGGAGGAGCGACTGGAGCGGGCCACGAGAAAATCTGAGATGGTTTTTCAGGTGCTGGAGAATATGCTGGTTCCGGATCGGTCTGTTATGGCCAGGTTTAACCCTCAACAATTGGATTCACTGCTGTCCAGCGAATTTGCGGAGCGGGGAATCGACATTAGCTTTGATTATGCCATCGTCTCCCCTATGAGCGAACGATTCCTGCTGGTGGACAACCGAGCTTCCAAAAGGGCCTTGGAAAAGAGCGAGCTCAAAGCAAGCCTTTTCCCCAATGACCTGATAGGGGAACAAAACTGGCTGGTGGTGGACTTCCCGGAAAAGCAACAGTTCCTGCTGCGTAAGATCTGGCTGACCATGGCAAGTTCCGGATTTTTGATCCTGGTGATCGTGGGTTCATTTGGCTACTCCATCCGCACCATTCTCCGGCAGAAGAAGCTCTCCGAAATGAAAAATGATTTCATCAATAACATGACCCATGAGCTGAAAACGCCGATCGCCACGATCTCATTGGCCTGTGAAGCCCTTAGTGACAAGGAAATTAATCAGATGAAGGGCATGCAAGACAGGTATCTGGCCATGATCAGCGATGAGAATAAGCGGCTGGGTGAGCAGGTGGAGCGTGTGCTCCAGATGGCCGCACTCGACAGGAACGATATTGAGCTCAAAAGTGAGTCCCTTAACCTCCTGGAGTTGGTAGAGCGGGCCGTGGAGAAAACGGCCCTGCAGGTAGAAGCCAGGTCCGGGCAAATCAAAGTGATTGATAATGCCGACCATAAGCTCGTTTTTGGTGATAAAACGCACCTCACCAACATACTCGTGAACCTGCTGGACAATGCCAACAAGTATTCGGACTCAGCACCAGAAATCATGATTCGCCTGTACAATAAGGCGGGGGACATCTCTGTAGCTGTGCAAGACAGGGGGATAGGCATGACCAAAGAAGCCACCACTCATATATTTCAGAAGTTCTATCGGGTGCCTACCGGCAATATTCACAATGTCAAAGGTTTTGGCCTTGGCCTGGCTTATGTGAAAAATATGGTGGAACTTCATCACGGCACCATCTCTGTAGAGAGTGAGCCCGGGAAGGGCAGTAAGTTTACCATCACCTTACCAAACGAACATGGAAACACCTAA
- a CDS encoding dihydroorotase, whose protein sequence is MASKYLIKNAQIVNEGSIHSADLLIEGQRIVKIGADLKVDGAVREINAEGKYLLPGLIDDQVHFREPGLTHKAEIYTEAKAAVAGGVTSFMEMPNVIPQTTTQELLTAKYEIGRQKSLANYSFFMGATNDNLDEVLKTNPAEVCGIKVFMGSSTGNMLVDDEKTLEELYKNAPMLIATHCEDEATIRQNMEHYVAQYGDQIPFELHPVIRSAEACYKSSSMAVALAKKHNTRLHILHISTGIETALFDNTLPLKDKRITAEACIHHLWFSDQDYKNKAQWIKWNPAVKSESDRDKIWEALLDDRIDIIATDHAPHTIAEKNNPYTKAPSGGPLVQHSLTALLDFYHQGKISLEKIVEKACHAPAECFQVAERGYIREGYFADLVLVDLHKPWKVSPENILSKCGWSPFDGHTFQSSVEQVWVSGHLAYAEGKFDESKKGARLTFERN, encoded by the coding sequence ATGGCATCAAAGTACCTGATCAAAAACGCACAAATAGTTAATGAAGGCAGCATCCATTCGGCAGATCTGTTGATAGAGGGTCAGCGGATCGTAAAAATAGGAGCTGACCTGAAGGTGGATGGAGCAGTCCGGGAAATCAATGCAGAAGGAAAATACCTCCTGCCCGGCCTCATAGACGATCAGGTGCATTTCAGGGAGCCAGGGCTGACTCACAAGGCGGAAATCTACACAGAAGCCAAAGCTGCGGTGGCTGGTGGGGTTACATCTTTCATGGAAATGCCCAATGTCATCCCGCAAACTACCACTCAGGAACTACTGACAGCTAAGTATGAAATAGGAAGACAAAAATCACTGGCCAACTACTCCTTTTTCATGGGCGCCACCAATGATAACCTGGATGAGGTACTCAAAACCAATCCTGCAGAAGTCTGCGGCATCAAAGTGTTCATGGGATCCTCTACTGGCAACATGCTAGTGGACGATGAGAAAACCTTGGAAGAGCTTTATAAAAATGCCCCGATGCTCATTGCCACACACTGTGAAGATGAGGCTACCATCAGGCAAAATATGGAGCACTATGTGGCCCAATATGGAGATCAGATTCCCTTTGAGCTGCATCCGGTCATCAGGAGTGCTGAAGCTTGCTACAAGTCCTCCTCCATGGCTGTGGCCCTAGCCAAGAAACACAACACCAGGCTCCACATTCTACACATCTCCACGGGCATTGAAACCGCCCTTTTTGATAATACCCTCCCGCTTAAAGACAAGAGAATTACAGCAGAGGCCTGCATCCATCACCTGTGGTTTTCAGATCAAGATTATAAGAACAAAGCCCAATGGATCAAGTGGAACCCTGCTGTGAAAAGTGAAAGCGACAGGGATAAGATCTGGGAAGCCCTTTTGGATGACAGGATCGACATCATCGCCACGGATCATGCGCCCCATACCATTGCTGAAAAGAATAACCCCTACACCAAAGCACCTTCCGGTGGACCTTTGGTACAACACTCACTGACGGCCCTGCTGGATTTTTATCATCAGGGAAAGATCAGCCTGGAGAAAATAGTAGAAAAAGCATGCCATGCCCCAGCCGAGTGTTTTCAGGTGGCAGAGCGGGGATATATCCGGGAAGGTTATTTTGCTGACCTGGTGCTGGTAGACCTGCACAAGCCTTGGAAGGTTTCGCCAGAAAATATCCTGTCAAAATGTGGCTGGTCACCCTTTGATGGCCACACTTTTCAGTCATCAGTAGAGCAGGTTTGGGTGTCGGGACACCTGGCCTATGCGGAGGGAAAATTTGATGAAAGTAAAAAAGGAGCTCGACTTACTTTTGAGCGCAATTAA
- a CDS encoding M28 family peptidase translates to MKDYLSVLASDSLEGRETGERGQKMAAAYIAEKFNSFGLEAPVKTDDGMSYFQSYPLKKMTYRTAYLKKGEEVKTNFEDFIYNSREETIGEEYVDILFAGIQTIDNLKKMNLSGKFVAVVTQEMGNWRKVLAEVKDLDAAGIILIVEDESRFSFIMTRYSRYLQGSRMALESTTAGNKIIIGDPELASWMFDMPYDKLKETGKNKSARLILNADMLVEDITAENVLGFLKGSEKPEEVLVVTSHYDHIGISDNGEINNGADDDGSGTSTVLEIAQAFSEAAAKGIRPRRSILFMTVSGEEKGLLGSEYYTENPVFPMENTVTNLNVDMVGRVDEGHEKTPNYVYVIGADKLSKELHDISEKANNTYTKLELDYTYNAETDPNRYYYRSDHYNFAKKNVPIIFYFNGTHADYHRPTDTIEKINFELMQKRAELVFFTAWELANREDRVRLD, encoded by the coding sequence TTGAAGGATTATCTCTCTGTGCTGGCTTCTGACAGTCTGGAGGGGCGTGAAACCGGTGAAAGAGGTCAGAAAATGGCCGCCGCCTATATCGCCGAAAAATTCAACTCTTTTGGCCTGGAGGCTCCGGTAAAAACAGATGACGGTATGTCCTACTTCCAGAGCTACCCTCTGAAGAAAATGACTTACCGTACAGCCTACCTTAAAAAAGGTGAAGAAGTAAAAACCAACTTTGAGGATTTCATCTATAACTCCCGTGAGGAAACAATAGGTGAAGAATATGTGGACATCCTTTTTGCTGGTATTCAGACAATAGACAATCTGAAGAAAATGAACCTCAGCGGGAAGTTCGTAGCTGTGGTCACGCAAGAAATGGGCAACTGGAGGAAAGTGCTTGCTGAGGTCAAAGACCTGGATGCGGCAGGCATCATACTCATTGTGGAGGACGAAAGCAGATTTAGCTTCATCATGACCAGATATAGCAGGTATCTGCAGGGATCCAGAATGGCGCTGGAGTCCACCACCGCTGGTAACAAGATTATTATTGGTGACCCTGAGTTGGCCTCCTGGATGTTTGACATGCCATATGACAAACTAAAGGAAACAGGAAAGAATAAAAGCGCAAGGCTGATCCTCAATGCAGACATGCTGGTAGAAGACATCACCGCAGAGAATGTACTGGGGTTCCTCAAGGGCAGTGAGAAACCCGAAGAAGTGCTGGTGGTAACCTCACACTATGACCACATTGGTATTTCTGACAATGGCGAGATCAATAATGGCGCTGATGACGATGGATCAGGAACCTCCACAGTATTGGAGATCGCCCAGGCCTTTTCTGAAGCTGCAGCAAAAGGCATCAGGCCCAGACGAAGCATCCTTTTCATGACCGTTTCCGGGGAGGAAAAAGGTTTGCTTGGCAGTGAATATTATACAGAAAATCCGGTGTTCCCCATGGAAAACACCGTCACCAACCTGAATGTGGACATGGTGGGCAGAGTGGATGAAGGGCATGAGAAAACCCCCAACTATGTCTATGTGATAGGTGCAGATAAACTCTCGAAGGAGTTACATGACATTTCCGAAAAGGCCAATAACACCTACACAAAACTGGAGCTAGACTATACCTACAATGCAGAAACAGACCCGAACAGGTACTACTACCGATCTGATCACTACAATTTTGCTAAAAAGAATGTGCCTATCATCTTCTACTTCAACGGAACGCACGCCGACTACCATCGCCCCACGGACACAATCGAGAAAATTAACTTCGAACTCATGCAAAAAAGAGCGGAGCTTGTTTTCTTTACAGCCTGGGAGCTGGCCAACCGAGAGGACCGGGTTCGCCTGGATTGA
- a CDS encoding endonuclease domain-containing protein, whose translation MRRKIIPYHPKLKELARQLRNNSTKSEIRLWQCLKGKQMMGYDFHRQKPLLEYIADFYCYELELVIELDGYTHNFEEVVEKDEIKQKALEEVGLTVMRFADVEVMHDINNVLRAIENYILDREKHTPDPSQEGRNGDQHQSTGK comes from the coding sequence ATGCGAAGAAAAATCATCCCCTATCATCCGAAGCTCAAAGAGCTTGCTCGCCAACTACGAAACAACAGTACCAAAAGTGAGATCAGGCTTTGGCAATGCCTGAAGGGCAAGCAGATGATGGGCTATGACTTTCATAGACAGAAGCCACTGCTGGAATACATTGCAGATTTCTATTGCTACGAACTGGAGCTGGTGATTGAGCTGGATGGCTACACCCACAATTTTGAAGAAGTGGTAGAAAAGGATGAGATTAAGCAAAAGGCTTTGGAAGAAGTGGGGTTGACTGTGATGAGGTTTGCAGATGTAGAGGTGATGCATGATATTAATAATGTGTTGAGGGCCATAGAAAATTATATTTTAGATAGAGAGAAACACACCCCCGACCCCTCTCAAGAGGGGAGAAATGGCGACCAACACCAAAGTACAGGCAAGTGA
- a CDS encoding DUF3667 domain-containing protein has protein sequence METCINCNQESDGNYCPNCGQKLHLKKLTIRYISSEFTDRWLGLDTKFTRSAWGLFLHPEQVITAYLNRNNVRYIGPLGYYIVMTALMLIAFELLGLEVADFIKSTNENLGLPQGSGSERQLALQENISGWISRNFRFASAFLIPFLTVGVQWLYRKKRSFLENLVLITYLQTHTIWFLIVGLLAFKWTGFWVSQYMTLVSLIYFCWALGRFDDGKITFRKFFKALLTWIVSYLLFIFTILLVAILIVVLVGEI, from the coding sequence ATGGAAACATGCATCAACTGTAACCAGGAATCTGACGGAAACTACTGCCCCAATTGCGGGCAAAAGCTCCACCTGAAGAAACTCACCATCAGGTATATTTCTTCTGAGTTCACAGACCGCTGGCTCGGACTCGACACCAAGTTTACCCGATCAGCCTGGGGTCTGTTTTTGCACCCCGAGCAGGTGATCACGGCCTACCTCAACAGAAACAATGTGCGATACATCGGGCCCCTCGGGTATTACATAGTGATGACCGCCCTGATGCTCATTGCTTTCGAACTATTGGGTCTGGAAGTTGCAGATTTCATCAAATCGACCAACGAAAACCTGGGGCTGCCTCAAGGCTCCGGCAGTGAGCGACAGCTCGCCTTACAGGAGAACATCTCCGGGTGGATCTCCAGAAATTTTCGATTCGCCTCAGCATTTCTCATCCCGTTTTTGACCGTGGGGGTTCAGTGGCTATACCGAAAGAAAAGGAGCTTCCTGGAAAATCTGGTACTGATCACTTACCTCCAGACCCATACCATTTGGTTTCTTATCGTGGGCCTTTTGGCCTTCAAGTGGACTGGCTTTTGGGTTAGTCAGTATATGACCTTGGTCTCACTTATCTATTTTTGCTGGGCCCTTGGCCGCTTCGATGACGGGAAAATTACTTTCCGAAAGTTCTTCAAGGCATTGCTTACCTGGATCGTGAGTTACCTCCTCTTTATTTTCACCATTTTGCTGGTGGCTATTTTGATCGTCGTATTAGTGGGGGAGATTTAA
- a CDS encoding mechanosensitive ion channel family protein yields MLKDLIQNVSDLSFPVVHIIIGLVAGVIINWVVAISLTITVKKAKSNDLLIFRKWCKTAFNTLVPVASIFIVLNYAEDTDTSRILIKTFLILLIIASVHFLIRVLYAMEDIFLDRYDIDKEDNRKERKILTQINFLKKVFIVVIVLIGFALILLSFEEGRKYGQTLLTTAGVASVILGFAAQKSISNFLAGIQIAFTQPIKMDDAVVVEGEWGWVEEINLTYVVVRIWDWRRLILPITYFVEKPFQNWTRNKGEIIGSVILHLDYRTPVEKLRSKLEEILETEPNWDGQVKSLQITDTKEYTMTVRALMSAKNSPMAWDLRCSVREKLIAFLQKEHPESLPVQRLDIHATEKR; encoded by the coding sequence ATGTTGAAAGACCTGATTCAGAACGTGTCCGACCTGTCCTTTCCGGTGGTTCACATCATTATTGGACTGGTGGCCGGAGTGATTATCAACTGGGTGGTCGCCATCAGCCTTACAATTACCGTAAAAAAAGCCAAATCCAACGACCTGCTAATTTTCAGAAAGTGGTGCAAAACGGCATTCAACACACTCGTGCCTGTAGCCTCCATTTTCATTGTCCTGAACTATGCCGAGGATACTGACACCAGCCGAATCCTGATTAAAACCTTTCTGATTCTGCTCATCATCGCTTCCGTCCACTTCCTGATCCGGGTACTTTACGCCATGGAAGACATCTTCCTCGATCGGTACGATATTGACAAAGAAGACAACCGCAAAGAGCGTAAGATTCTCACTCAGATCAATTTTCTCAAGAAGGTTTTTATAGTGGTCATTGTTCTTATTGGCTTTGCCCTGATCCTCCTGAGCTTTGAGGAAGGTCGTAAATACGGTCAGACCCTCCTCACTACGGCCGGTGTAGCCAGTGTTATCCTTGGGTTTGCAGCACAAAAGTCTATCTCCAATTTTCTGGCGGGAATCCAAATTGCTTTTACTCAGCCCATCAAGATGGATGATGCCGTGGTGGTAGAGGGTGAATGGGGATGGGTAGAAGAGATCAACCTCACCTATGTGGTGGTGCGAATCTGGGACTGGCGCCGGCTCATTCTGCCAATCACTTATTTTGTGGAGAAGCCCTTCCAGAATTGGACAAGAAACAAAGGGGAGATCATAGGATCGGTCATTCTCCATTTGGACTATCGCACCCCAGTAGAAAAACTTCGCAGCAAACTGGAAGAAATTCTGGAAACGGAACCCAACTGGGACGGTCAGGTGAAATCTCTCCAAATCACGGATACCAAAGAATATACCATGACGGTGAGAGCACTCATGTCAGCTAAAAATTCGCCTATGGCCTGGGATCTTCGGTGCAGCGTACGCGAAAAACTCATCGCCTTCCTGCAAAAGGAACACCCGGAAAGTCTTCCTGTCCAGAGACTGGATATTCACGCTACGGAAAAAAGATAA
- the gcvP gene encoding aminomethyl-transferring glycine dehydrogenase, protein MTVDLNERVAFQTRHNGPSEKEIQEMLDALGVSSLDELISQTIPGNIRLKQGLNLPAPLNEYEYINKLKKTAGKNKVFKSFLGQGYYNCVVPAVIQRNILENPGWYTAYTPYQAEIAQGRLEALINFQTLVSDLTGMEIANASLLDEGTAAAEAIAMLHATRKKEKKQSNKVVVDERVFPQTLEILKTRTKPLGLELVVARIENIDLSDSDLFGVFFQYPDNFGETFDRSAFVAEAAEHGVSVAVASDLLALCLLTPPGEWGVDVVVGTSQRFGVPMGYGGPHAAFFATKEEYKRYIPGRIIGVSKDDEGHPAYRMALQTREQHIKRERATSNICTAQVLLAVMASMYGVYHGPAGLKQIASRVRGLAKATAASLSAMGLKEENAEYFDTLRFTLNDDDLQKVKNVAESHQINFRYAGNQVMLSFDETHLPSDAQNVVSIFAEALGKETQTISTEVEIAYPNGLARQSDFMTHEVFNVNHSEHEILRYMKRLENKDLSLVHSMISLGSCTMKLNATTEMIPVTWPEFGNIHPFAPKDQAAGYAEVIGELHDWLAEITGFSAVSFQPNSGAQGEFAGLMVIRAYHQANGHHHRNITLIPSSAHGTNPASAVMAGMEVVIVKCDDQGNIDVDDLKGKVETHSENLGALMVTYPSTHGVFEESIIEICELVHAHGGQVYMDGANMNAQVGLTSPAMIGADVCHLNLHKTFCIPHGGGGPGMGPIGVGAHLAPYLPGTSHIGVDDVNVSSAPYGSASILPISHAYIAMMGGDGLRAATQLAILNANYIGQKLKDHYPVLYANEKGRNAHELIIDCRDFKKYGVEVEDIAKRLMDYGYHAPTVSFPVAGTMMIEPTESETKSEIDRFCDVMISIRKEIEEVISGVADKDNNVLKNAPHTQRTVIAESWDLPYSREKAAFPLPELKYNKFWPSVSRIDSAYGDRNLMCSCVPVEAYAEAAELV, encoded by the coding sequence ATGACTGTTGATTTAAACGAAAGGGTAGCCTTCCAAACACGCCACAATGGACCTTCTGAGAAGGAAATCCAGGAAATGCTGGATGCCTTGGGTGTCTCATCTTTGGACGAGCTGATCTCCCAAACCATTCCCGGGAACATTCGACTAAAACAGGGACTCAACCTGCCCGCTCCCTTGAATGAATATGAGTATATCAACAAGCTCAAGAAGACGGCAGGGAAAAACAAGGTATTCAAATCTTTTCTGGGTCAGGGGTATTATAACTGCGTGGTACCGGCAGTGATCCAGCGAAATATCCTTGAGAATCCGGGGTGGTATACGGCCTATACGCCTTATCAGGCTGAGATTGCTCAGGGAAGACTGGAAGCCCTCATCAATTTCCAGACCCTGGTTTCGGATCTTACTGGAATGGAAATAGCGAACGCGTCTCTTCTGGATGAAGGTACTGCTGCCGCAGAGGCAATCGCCATGCTACATGCCACCCGAAAGAAGGAGAAAAAACAGTCCAATAAAGTAGTCGTGGACGAGCGGGTTTTTCCGCAGACCTTGGAGATTTTAAAAACCCGAACCAAGCCCCTTGGTTTGGAGCTGGTAGTGGCCAGGATAGAAAATATTGATCTTAGTGATTCCGACTTGTTCGGGGTATTTTTCCAATATCCGGACAATTTCGGTGAGACTTTTGATCGCTCTGCATTCGTAGCAGAGGCCGCTGAGCATGGGGTTTCCGTAGCAGTGGCATCGGATCTTTTGGCACTATGTCTCCTCACCCCTCCCGGGGAATGGGGAGTGGATGTGGTGGTAGGTACTTCACAGCGTTTTGGAGTCCCTATGGGATATGGAGGCCCGCACGCAGCATTCTTTGCGACAAAAGAAGAATATAAACGATACATTCCAGGAAGGATCATTGGTGTTTCAAAGGATGACGAAGGTCATCCTGCCTATAGAATGGCACTACAAACCCGTGAGCAGCACATCAAAAGAGAAAGAGCTACCTCCAATATCTGTACGGCTCAGGTACTGCTGGCGGTAATGGCTTCCATGTATGGAGTATACCACGGTCCTGCAGGACTCAAGCAGATAGCTTCCAGGGTAAGAGGGTTGGCCAAAGCAACTGCCGCCTCGCTCTCAGCCATGGGGTTGAAGGAGGAAAACGCAGAGTATTTTGATACCCTCAGATTCACGCTGAATGATGACGACCTCCAAAAGGTGAAGAACGTGGCAGAATCGCATCAAATCAACTTCAGATATGCGGGCAATCAGGTGATGTTATCTTTCGATGAGACGCATCTGCCTTCAGACGCTCAAAATGTGGTGTCTATTTTTGCCGAAGCGCTCGGAAAAGAAACACAGACCATCAGCACGGAGGTTGAAATAGCCTATCCGAATGGGCTGGCCCGGCAGTCGGACTTTATGACCCATGAGGTGTTCAATGTGAACCATAGTGAGCACGAGATTCTGCGCTATATGAAGCGGCTGGAAAATAAAGACCTTTCACTGGTTCATTCCATGATCTCACTGGGATCATGCACCATGAAGCTCAATGCCACTACTGAGATGATACCGGTCACCTGGCCGGAATTTGGAAATATCCACCCTTTTGCGCCTAAAGATCAGGCGGCTGGATATGCTGAGGTGATCGGGGAGCTGCACGACTGGCTGGCTGAGATTACCGGTTTTTCGGCGGTTTCGTTTCAGCCCAACTCGGGTGCTCAGGGAGAGTTTGCCGGACTCATGGTGATCAGGGCATATCATCAGGCCAATGGACATCATCATAGAAATATTACCCTGATCCCTTCATCTGCCCATGGCACCAATCCCGCCAGTGCGGTGATGGCCGGTATGGAAGTGGTGATTGTCAAATGTGACGATCAGGGCAATATTGACGTGGATGACCTTAAAGGCAAAGTAGAAACACACAGCGAAAACCTTGGTGCTTTGATGGTGACCTATCCATCTACTCACGGGGTATTTGAAGAGAGCATCATAGAAATCTGCGAACTTGTTCATGCCCATGGTGGTCAGGTGTATATGGATGGAGCCAATATGAATGCCCAGGTGGGGCTGACATCTCCGGCGATGATCGGGGCGGACGTTTGCCACCTGAACCTTCACAAGACATTCTGCATCCCTCACGGTGGTGGAGGTCCTGGTATGGGCCCAATTGGAGTTGGAGCGCACCTGGCGCCTTACCTGCCCGGTACTTCGCATATCGGAGTAGATGATGTGAATGTGTCCAGTGCTCCCTATGGCAGTGCCAGTATTTTGCCCATCTCTCATGCCTATATAGCCATGATGGGCGGCGATGGTCTTAGAGCAGCCACTCAATTGGCCATCCTCAATGCCAACTATATTGGGCAGAAGCTGAAAGATCACTACCCGGTGCTTTATGCTAACGAAAAAGGCAGAAATGCCCACGAACTGATCATAGACTGCAGAGACTTTAAGAAATATGGCGTGGAGGTAGAGGACATTGCCAAGCGACTCATGGATTATGGTTATCACGCCCCTACGGTTTCGTTTCCGGTGGCTGGTACCATGATGATAGAGCCCACGGAAAGTGAAACCAAGTCAGAGATAGACCGGTTTTGTGATGTGATGATTTCCATCCGCAAGGAAATTGAGGAGGTCATCAGCGGGGTAGCAGATAAAGACAATAACGTGCTGAAGAATGCACCGCACACTCAGCGCACGGTCATCGCCGAAAGCTGGGACCTGCCCTATAGCAGGGAGAAAGCCGCTTTTCCACTCCCAGAGTTGAAATACAATAAATTCTGGCCTTCTGTCAGCAGAATAGACAGTGCTTACGGAGATCGAAACCTGATGTGCAGCTGCGTACCTGTAGAGGCTTATGCCGAGGCTGCGGAGTTGGTATAG
- a CDS encoding HisA/HisF-related TIM barrel protein translates to MLLVPSISVIKGRTTRLTQGDYTNEKVYDVSPLDVAEQFADHGIDRIHLIDLEGAKKGSPVNYPTLELISGHTDLKVNFAGGLHTDGDIIKAFEFGAESIAAATIAANNKELFANWIMSYGREKISLSADALNGLIRIGGWQEETQISLDTHIEYFYDRGLKYLKTTDISKDGALEGPSFEVYAHLTSKFPELCIFASGGVRNIDDMKKLRDMGIYGVIFGKAFYEGRITLKELEAFIQTS, encoded by the coding sequence ATGCTACTGGTACCTTCTATCTCTGTGATCAAAGGCAGGACAACCCGCCTCACCCAAGGTGATTACACCAATGAAAAAGTTTATGATGTAAGTCCCCTCGATGTAGCAGAGCAGTTTGCAGATCATGGGATAGACCGGATTCACCTGATAGACCTGGAAGGTGCTAAGAAGGGCTCACCGGTGAACTACCCCACGTTGGAGCTGATTTCGGGCCATACAGACCTCAAGGTAAACTTTGCCGGAGGGCTTCATACAGATGGCGACATCATCAAAGCCTTCGAGTTTGGTGCGGAGAGCATAGCCGCAGCCACCATAGCCGCCAACAATAAGGAACTATTTGCAAACTGGATCATGTCCTACGGTCGCGAAAAAATCTCCCTGAGTGCAGATGCGCTCAATGGATTGATCAGGATAGGTGGCTGGCAGGAGGAAACCCAAATTTCTCTGGATACCCACATAGAGTACTTTTATGATCGAGGATTGAAATACCTTAAGACCACCGATATTTCTAAAGATGGTGCTTTGGAAGGGCCCTCATTCGAGGTGTATGCGCACCTGACTTCCAAATTTCCGGAGCTATGCATTTTTGCGAGTGGTGGGGTACGAAATATTGATGATATGAAAAAACTCCGGGATATGGGAATCTACGGGGTGATTTTCGGGAAGGCGTTTTATGAGGGAAGGATTACTTTAAAAGAACTCGAGGCCTTTATTCAGACCAGTTAA